The following proteins are encoded in a genomic region of Paenibacillus sp. FSL R7-0273:
- a CDS encoding KOW domain-containing RNA-binding protein — protein sequence MNTGSSPQVGQIVRILKGKDAGEAAVVIAVVDSRFVFIADGDKRKFDGPKKKNIQHLELIPFISSEVVNSLEETGRVTNGKLRFAVMKYGDPAGISAHEKGD from the coding sequence GTGAATACCGGGAGCAGCCCGCAGGTTGGTCAGATCGTGAGAATTCTCAAAGGCAAGGATGCCGGAGAGGCTGCCGTTGTTATCGCAGTTGTTGATAGCAGGTTTGTATTCATTGCTGACGGGGACAAACGAAAGTTTGACGGGCCGAAGAAGAAGAATATTCAGCATTTGGAGCTCATACCCTTCATAAGCAGTGAGGTTGTGAACAGTTTGGAAGAAACCGGCCGGGTAACCAATGGAAAGCTGCGGTTCGCAGTGATGAAATATGGAGATCCAGCTGGAATAAGTGCTCATGAGAAAGGAGACTAA
- the rpmJ gene encoding 50S ribosomal protein L36, producing the protein MKVRPSVKPICEKCKVIRRKGTVMVICENPKHKQKQG; encoded by the coding sequence ATGAAGGTAAGACCTTCTGTGAAGCCCATTTGCGAAAAATGCAAAGTCATCCGCCGCAAAGGGACTGTTATGGTAATTTGCGAAAATCCGAAACACAAACAAAAACAAGGTTAA
- the infA gene encoding translation initiation factor IF-1, with product MAKEDVIEVEGTVIEPLPNATFKVELENGHQILAHVSGKLRMHFIRILTGDKVVVQLSPYDLSKGRITYRK from the coding sequence GTGGCTAAAGAAGATGTCATTGAGGTGGAAGGAACGGTCATTGAGCCGTTGCCGAATGCAACATTTAAGGTTGAGCTTGAGAACGGTCATCAAATTCTTGCCCATGTGTCCGGGAAATTGCGGATGCACTTTATCCGTATCCTAACCGGAGACAAAGTGGTCGTGCAGTTATCGCCTTATGATTTATCAAAAGGCCGTATAACTTACCGTAAATAG